AACTCAGCAAGGTGGAGGTTTCTTCAATATTATGTCTCCATTGCATCTGCATGTCTGCTGAGTTTGATAGCATGCAGTTTATAGAATATCCACCAATATTCACCCATTACCCAAATCAAATGTTTGTAAGTTTCTATATTAGCTGATAAGCTCATTTTAAATACCTGAATGGAAGAATCTCATCAACATAGTGAAAAGTCCGTCCAAGAACAACAGATATGATTGTCATTGTCCTGTCCATAATATATAAACATTAATGATTTCAAGGATAAGAAGCTTTTATCTCCATTTCAAGAAAAGCAGATTATCATGCTCTTATCAGAAGAACATGATAATACTTTTGAAGAAAAGAAGGTTACATGCTTGGTATCAACTTCAATTAGTAAGTTTAGAATCCTATGCATCACTATAATTTTGAACAGCGTCACTAGGAAACCATGTGGAAAGCTGTCCCAAGGTAGAGGAGGTCACTTTTCCATATCCATTTACCTTGGCACTAGCAGTCTGACTGTCCGTACACTCCACAAAGTTGTTTAAAGTAATAAagatatatatgatatataccCGAAAAAATTTAACCAGCAGAAGGTTTAGAAtgcaaaaaaaatctaaatcacATTGGACAAACAGAACGACATACGCAAGAGCACCAAAAGTCCCAATGAAGACAACAGCACCAGAGTTCCTTGCTGCTAAAAGTGCCTGCTCAGGACATTAAATATCTAATTAGGAGCCATCAAACTTTCTATCTTCAATATATTTTAAGTATATTATAGACATCTATTAATGACAGAATGaaccaaaagacaaaaaacatgTAAATGATCTTCTTTTAACTTCCAGTTTTTCCTGTTAATCGGGATTGGACTCCTTTCTTTTATAGGAAAACCAGGATAGACCTAACAGAATCAAGGTTGAGAACATGAGCAATAGCCACTTGATAATACATAAACACTTGTAAATCATAATGATACATTAATCAACAGGCATAATGATATACTTCTGAGCAATAGAACTCATAGATtactccctctctctctctctgtttttccaaaatttttttccaattgatGGCCAGGTGCccttttagttatttttcttaACTGAACAAGCAACAAGGGTAACGAACAATTGAAAAGGTGCCCTTTTTTTCTTCTGTGTGATTGAGAAGAATATTGCCTTATTATCTTGATGCAcgttgaaaacaaattttgctCCTAATTCATGCAAACTTGCATGCATTAGTACACCCAATTCAGAAACTAGCATCTGAAAAAGCTTGTTAAACGTATTGTGCTCCACTCTTACCGCAATGAAAAAGGTCTTGTCCCCCAGTTCAGAGAAAAAAATCAGCAAGAATGCCtggaagaaaaagaattgcATTAGCCATTAAGGTCAGATTTCtgttatgaaaaaaatgatttgggcaaaatgaaaattattagtGCTTCTTGTGGAATTAATTTTGcggaaataaaagaatgaacAACTAATGGTCTAGTCctacaacaaatgaaacaaatAGCTTCAGAACATAACAAGTAGTCCATATTAACACAATAACAACTAAAATACCAAATGTATGTTCATTCCTTATGATGTGGTGAAATCATAGATAACTCCATCtcataaaaagaataatttgagTACATAGATTAAAAGATGAGGAGGTTGATTCCATCTCACAAAATTTTCTTCAAGGGTTCTTGGGTCCCGTTGTGTCTATTTCCTAATATCTGTCAATAAAAAACTGGTCAATGATATAAGAAGCCCACTTTCACCATTTTTAGAAATTACCTATAAAATTGCCTTTGACTTTTCTGAATCACCTAAACAGGAATTGATAATATAGTATGAAGCTGGtatcatatttatatggaggaaaacaatgaatgaaaatatgacATACCAAACAACTCAAAATTGTAGAACCATTAAAgcataaaaatttcaaacatttcAATTGTTGGGGCAATAAagcatcaaattttaaatatttaatggaTGAGTCACTTTATGTTTCAACATGATCTCTAGTTTAAGAATATGCATCAATAACAATTTAGACTTTACTTACAATAACAAAAATGCCAGTTGTAAAAGTTACAGGGAGATTTTCCTAACTGAAACAAAACCTGTGCTAATGTCGCCCAGGTCCCCTAAATAAGAATTCAGCTGCAATCCACTAGCAAAATCTGAACCAGCAACTGCCTGTTGAGAGTCTTGGAGTGTGAGAAACCCAAAGACCAGCATAAACTTCAGCAAACCACCCATTGATGTATCTAGAACTGGGATACTTCTAGTTGTGTGATTTTCCCTTTTATAGTTAATTTTTGCAGGTGACTTGTCTGAAAAACCAAAGTCATCCACATTGTGCAACAATTGTTTACTTGCTTTGCCATTCCAGCAATACCTCAACTCCTGCACCAAAATTTACATTGTCGATGACCATGTCTATCATGAAAACAAGGCTGCCATATTATCACCGAGCCATAATATTGTACAGTAAACAGTACAGATAAATATAATTAGCAGCCTCCCGTATTGGTGTGGCAAACCTCTCACTCAACTCATTGcaagaaggaaaaagatataattttccctttaaagaaaaaattaactcTACAAAGATAAACATATGCACTCCAACTGGAAAAGGAAAGTTTAATCAGTATCTGCAATGCAGGAACATGTCACCAGGGTATCCAGATCATTGCCTGAGAttcatttcttcaattttaGAAGTTTTGGTCATTCTTATAAGTAGAAATTAAGTTAGTCTAGGTAAACATACTGGGTAGAGTGATTTATAGAAGGCTTTTTCTTGTTATTGAAGTTTCTTTAGTCACTCACAGCATGATTAGAACCAGAGAGCATCCAACTAAAAGCATCTGGATGCATTAAATGGTAAGGTATCCTTCTGGTACATATGTGGTTCCAGCTGACAACAGGATAATTGAGATCCACAGGCAAGGTAATGGCAAAGCAATCATGTGGCATGTCAAGTCTAGCATACTTGAAAACCATACACTAAACTAATCAGCTGATGATAGCCACCCATTTGATTGCATTCCCTTAATGACACAGGTGGTTCTCGATGGAAATTGAATAACACCATCATATTTTTGTTAgcatttaaaagaataaattgatgGATGTTGAAATGCACCCTCTATGTTATAAAAAAGTCAAGCAAGCAGCCCAATATGAAATGAAGTGGATTCTTAAGATCATCAAATCCGGCTGCTTAATGCATCTCTTGGTAGTATTTGTGCTCAATTGAAACATTCTCTTTTAGAACTAAAGCTCTATTTGGGAGACCTTCTCATATGCTAAAAGAAGTATTTGAAGGTTAAATAATAACTTCTCAAAGTGTTTGGATGGAACCTGAACCATGTGTCCCACACTTTCTAACATAATTTATCCACATTTCAAAAGGGTAGGGAGACACGTGCTTTTCCTTAAACGATATGCAAGaaccatattttatttaattaaaaattttaaaaatattttattcatcccTGTCTTCaatagaaacatttttaaaatacaatatcCAAACATAAAACTCAATCACTTCTACCCTTAATGCAAAAGTTAAAAGCTATCCCAAACAAGGCTTTAAGTCTGCAGCAAAAGCAATTATTAAGTATCACCACTACAATGGAGTGAAGTGGCAACTATCTAACTACACAGAAATCTGTTTTTTACTCTACATTAAAACAAGAGAACAACTAACAGATAGTGAAGTTTTCAACTTCTCTAAATGtgggttttagaaaataaagaacaaaaggGCATATGGGTGTAGTGAAAGTTACAATGCCATCTGAATTTTCCCAATCCTTTTCAAGAAATTGCCCAAACAACTTCCCACATGTGTTTTCACCCCACCTTCTGGAGAACCTGCACCCAAAACCAAAAATCAAGAATCAGCTCTCACTTTCTAGAATTTCAAACCAAAcccacaatttttaaaaacttgccAATCTAATCCTGCCAATTTTCCCGGGAACCAAACAGTTCAAAAGGTTTGAATTGTGTCTCTTGCACTgacaattcaaataaaatactatCATGGGATGCCATAAAATGAAGTTACCTTGAAAAAACGAGACGTGGGTATTGATGGGAAAGCTTTGAATTGTGTTCCTTGACGCGagaattcaaagaaaataagtAAGAACTGAAGAATTTGGGAGGTTTGGGACATGGAGAATGAAGTGAATGTGTCCTCAGAACGCTCTCCGAGAGCGTTATGGTTCGCATTCTCTCTCTTCCCCTCCCTCCCTAGTGGTAGCTTTTGATGGATAAGCTATCTGGGCAAAGCGCCACCACCTTCTCACCTTCTATCTGCTTTGAAAATTAACCGAATTTtgctttttaaataataaaaacaccTTTCAccagatatttttgtaaaacattttctttCAGAGCTGCATCGGGCCCAAGATGTCCCCTTATAGGTAAGTTTGGGCCAGGCGTTGTAAACCAAAATTGGACCTTTCTGAGCCCAATTTTGATCCATAAAGTGGATGGCCCAGGATAGCCTCGCCCATGTCTACCAAAGGAGTAAACGTATTTTtagcaaggatgaaaatatcggtaatcacggatatatcggtctttaattttacggatatatcggtggatattttggaaaaaaatatcgataaacctaaaattaatcaaaatttataaaaatataagaaaaacttcataaaaatgtaattagaagtataatagatattttaaaattgtttaattaaagaatttgatatatgtataatatgatttatcatatttgataataatatcgtatacattgataaaaatatgaattttataagtatacatttattattaaattatattataatatgtctaacttaaaaatatatattaatattaaaattatgatcttatttaattcaattgtattaaataatataaaataaattttgatatatgtacaatttttaatatttaattaattcattaatgatattgaaaacattatgaagaaaattatcatgataatttttatatttttggtaatcaattaaaagaaaattttttatttaattataaaataattatatttaatttgccctctaaaatattctttacatgatgactttaaatatatattttaagtacAACTTATTTAGCGAAGGGCAGGCTTGCCCTGGTGGTTGGATGTGTTGAACCCCAAACTTTTTGTTTGGAGTTCGAATCCCTTTAACAGCACAAGAGAGATAATTTTGAGGGTGCATTGTAGCACGCCTTGAgaaaaatcgccgattttttcATCGCGAAATATGGTGTCGCCCACTCCCAATCGACATTTTCCTCTTGATTTTTAGCATTGTTTTTTTGGGTAAATTATAAAATCATCCTCATACTTTCACCCATATTTCAAACTAACttctaaacatttttaaagtaaTCTCAAACGTCAGCCCTATAATATatccaaattaataattaatgttGAATAGGGTTATTTTgttaagattttttaaattaagaaattcATATAACAAACCATAGACAAATTAGACGCACCCAAGCTTATCATATAAAAACTCATCCAAATGTATATGTAATTATCATATGAGTTTTTTCCATCAATTTTCGAAGGAAAATCTTTAATAAAATGGACTATTTAGGGGTGACATTgcttaaaaaaaagtttaagagCTAAATTGGAATATGAGTACAaagatcatttttataatttacctttcttttttttaatgattttgatggtatttttggtaatataaaacaaataatgtGATTTTTTGGGACACCACATGTAGCACAGCAAATCCAATATTTGCTTGAGATGATTTTTtagactttaaaattttttattaaaagtttaatttttgtaaagaaaagCACTTATAAGCCTTATAAAATTACTGGGATGATTGGATTTGTTTTCTAAACTTTTTACTTAAAACAATTTGCTTTGacttaaatagaaataaaattattaacttaatgTGGTATTAagctttctttatttttcttcgtGTTTTACAAATACATTCAagaataaaatccaaattagaGATTCTTCATAAGAAAGTGAACAAAGAAGTACCACGAGATAATCCATAGATTAACTCACTACATACCATCATCAACtgaaataaaccaaaaaaaataaaattgcaaacctaaattcattttctcaccaaatttaaaaagaaaaactaaaaaaataaaataaagaacttGTTACCAACACTCATACAACTTGACATCAACCCTAAGCCTGAAGTAAACTTCTCCCTCAAAAGCATCTGTCATCAAGGTGGCAATCCCTCTAGCCATGAAGAAGTCACCAGTGCCACCAATCACTGAGATGTCCCTGGTCTTGTTCATCAACGGATCAGCCCCAGCAAAGTTTATGCTTCCCTTATGGTAGGTGGAGTTGAAGACAAAGGAGAAGCCAATCCAAGCTGTGAAAATGTCCTTCTTGTCATAGATATAGAAGCCTTGAGCTCGACCAACTGGGGTTGAGTGCAGGTTATTGTCCAGAGTAATGGGGTCATCAAACACCACCAAGTCACCAAAATGGTTTTTTCCGGCCAAAATGGTGGTGTTGGCCCAAGCTGGTGCCCCCACAATGGCTGCAGTTGCATTGTGGGAGTTCTGGCCATTGTAAATGATGTCATGGAAGTAAAACACCAGCCTCTTGCAGGGGCGGCGGTGCTTGATTCCCAGGCTGGGTGTGGCAGTGGAGGTGGAGATGGAgatgaggaggaggaggaggagaaggaggAGAGCTGAACTGACCTTTGTATGAGCTCCCATTTCTAGTGAATTCTATTCAAGAAGTGTGTGACATATTGCATAGGTCTCATACTTATTGTTTATAAAGGGTGTCCAGGTGAAGTTTAATTCTTTGATAAAATATGGTTGAAGGTTGGTTTTATGTATCTTATCCTTTGATTTAATAAGTCCTCGACCCCCCTCCATGATGACTTCGTGGCCACGACTAACATGATAGCATGATCATTTGAGTACAGCATGCTTCAGGACCCCTAGAATATCCAGACTCTATCCTACTgactcaaaaaattaaaaatgatgagaTCAAGCTGTTGTGGTACTGGAGCAACTTGGCTTctaagtctcaaccaaatgatgATTTTCGGAATGATTTCTCGAAAAGTGTGAcgtcaaattttataaaaagatttaGGTTATTTGATTGCATATATGATGATCAAAATCCAATTCATAAATTGGTATCCTGAGTCAAGATCATATCTTCAAGTCAAAGCCTCATGTTGGGAAAAAAGATTGTTGGGCAGCAACAATGTCTCTTTGGCTGAAGTCTATAGGATGTGATTTTTACTGGATATTAATTGGTTTTTAAACGTGATTTTTATtggatattaattaattttcagatGAGATGTTGAACGAGAATTtccaaggtttttttttttttttttttacactaatGAAAATTACTCCAATCACAATCATTTCCAAGTAATGGTTTCATCCATTATTTTCAGCTCCATTACTACTTTTTCCCCTCAATGTCTCCCTCTTTTGCACATTCACCTACCTCTATTATCTCACCATTTTTCCACATTTAGCTGCGATGGACCCATTCTGAAATTATAATCGATGATTAAAATGGGTAAACTCAGTGATGATTAAGGCTAAGATGCATGCATCACCAGATTCACCACCTAACTCATCACCGGATTGTGTTGGTTGGTAACTAACTCCATGTGACCTAATCAGATTTTGTAGCAGGTGAGTCCTCCTAGTACTACAAGACAAAGAGAATGGTTGGTGCTATTCATGATATAGACACCATAAATGAGTGGTTCTGGCACACCCACTGCCCTTGCTTTAAACACCCAGTTTGTCAAAATTGTGATAATTGTATGTAAAGTTGACCTCAGGAAGGTGATGATGGAGATCCTCTCAAttcttttttgtaatttattatattttctcatgaaattgagaaagttattaagaataattttataaatattttaagtgaAATTTTTCTATGAAATAGTAATAAActtgtaaaaaatatatatggtgGTTAGAGCTGGGAGGAAGAATAAAAATGTTGATTAAGAAAGCTTATGATCTAGGATGTGAATAAAGGAGTAAAGAATCATGAGATTTTTTGAAAACCcaaataattaaacatgattccAATCAATTATTATATTCTCCATGACATAGTGAAAtgattcatcatcatcatggaTGCATGTATATTGGATTAGCCATATTAAAACCTAGCGCacttttatatagaatattgttttattattgttgTATTAACTAACATTGTTTGCAAGTGAGGGTAATTTTATGAACAAATTCAACAACCGGCACACACCCAATTGGATCTTCTTATATAGAAATTATCAGATAATTAGCATACTAAGTTTGACAGAAGACAAGAATGAGAGACTCAGATCACTGGAAGATAGAAAAACAGGCTATGGGATCTGCTTATGATCAGCTTATGCTTACATTATTCAAAGCATGCATTATCAGATAATTTTATGAACGAATTCAACAACCGGCACACACCTAATTGGATCTTCTTATATAGAAATtatcatataattaattagCATACCAAGTTTGACAGAAGACAAGAATGAGAGACTCAGATCACTGGAAGATAGAAAAACAGGCTATGGGGTCTGCTTATGCTTGCATTATTCAAAGCATGCATTGAGCAAGTGGGCGGCCTAAATCCAATAGAAGGTATTTTAATGCTGAATGCTTGATCTTGAAGCTCCATGACAATGGCATCAGTTTCAGCCATTACCAGCACTCATACAACTTAATATCCACACAGAGCCTGAAGTACACTTCCCCCTCAAACGCATCAGTCGTCAATGTGGCTATGCCTCTGGCCATGAAGAAGTCCCCAGTGCCACCCACCACTGAAATATCCCTAGTCTTGTTCATCAATGGGTCTGCTCCTGCAAAGTTTATACTTCCTTTATGCTCAGTAGAGTTGAAAACAAAGGAGAAGCCAAGCCAAGCAGTGAAAACATCCTTCTTATCATAAATATAGAACCCTTGCGCCCGTCCAACTGGGGTCGAATGCAGGTTGTTATCCAAAGTAATGGGGTCGTCAAAAACAACCAAGTCCCCAAAATGGTTTTTTCCTCCCAAAATGGTCTTGTTTCCCCAAGCAGGAGCCCCAACAATGGCTGCAGTTGCATTCTTGGAGTTCTTGCCATTGTAGATAATGTCATGGAAGTAGAAAACCAGACTTCTGCAAGGTCTTCGACCCCGAACCGGGCCCTTCCCCATTGCAGAGGATCCAAAGACAATGAAGATAAGGAAGAGGGCTGAAATCAAGTTTTGGGCTCTCATTGTTTGCTTGTTTGAAGGAGTATAGAAGCTTGCAAGAAATGGAAGAAGTGAATCGTTTAAGTACACGGGAGTTTACATTATCCAATCTCGTTATATATATAGGTGTTCTAACTGCTTGTTTTATGACAAAGTATTTCTGATGCTTTAACTTCAAGCTTTCTGTTGATTACTCCTCAAGAAACTATACACATTCTTTAAACTGTTATCTTTCTCTTAGCTTCGTCTCTACTACTCATCAATAGAAATCTAGGACCATGTATTGGTTCCCACATAACGTAAAGTTTCCACAGGGATGGATAGATACATGAAAAATGGAAACCAATGGATACTGCAGATAATTAGGAGTTTGATTTGCATGTATGATTGCACTTACAACCATAAAAAAGTAAGCATAATTGTGGGCCTTTTTTGCACgggtaaaataatttttgtaagtaaataaaaaaaaatcattacagcaaaaataattctaaaattaacGCTATTCatgatttctatgatttcacagtaaaatttatctttataaaaGATGGATCCAATGTAAAAGGCGAACTCATCATTTCAAATGATaagtttaatatataaattttcaatataatcaataaatccatatttttaaaagagggttcaaacttcaaatttcaaacccatctcacagggaaaaaaaatgccTCAGAGGGAGGAGTAGTCCATTACCTCTTATGCTAGGGACACACAAGAGTAAGAATGGTACCTGTATAAACAAAGCCTCGAGTGAATGTTGTCCCTGTTTAAGGGCAGAAAAATAATGATTCATTTGTGAGACTTTGCTTCGTTTACATTCTTCTCACTCCACCTTAAAAAGCATCTATATATACAAGAAAAGCCACAACCTTATTGTTGTGAGGAACCTGCACCAAGAAGATGTGTGATATCACAATTATGggattgtttaattttaaaaaaaattataaaataaatataaaaatatgataaatttatttatattgaaatttgaaCCCTCTTTTTATATTTGCTTGTTTGGATGGAGTGTAGACTCGACTAAAGTTAATAGTATACACAAATGGAGTTTAAGACTATAAtagtatttttgaagaaaaaaatgatcaaagtagTTCTTCTCctaaaatatttgtcaaattaGTCTTTACTATCACATGCTTATTCACGTGATTTTTTTGCTaattatggttttaaatttaaaactaaaattgtTACCTTTatatacacaaaataaaaaaaataaaaaaaattgaatttggtgTTGTACAAACATActattttgacaaatatttgAGATTAgatagtgaattttttttttttttttttttcacaaaaaaccaAGTTAAAACTCCTAGGATGTAGGATCGCTCTCCATCTTTGAGTTGGTTAACAAACTCCTACCAACTCATTAATAGCCATCAGATATGATTGATTAGTACTCAAGTAACAATAAAATTGTGCCAAACCCCAGGA
This DNA window, taken from Vitis vinifera cultivar Pinot Noir 40024 chromosome 2, ASM3070453v1, encodes the following:
- the LOC100248452 gene encoding GDT1-like protein 1, chloroplastic isoform X3 translates to MRTITLSESVLRTHSLHSPCPKPPKFFSSYLFSLNSRVKEHNSKLSHQYPRLVFSRFSRRWGENTCGKLFGQFLEKDWENSDGIELRYCWNGKASKQLLHNVDDFGFSDKSPAKINYKRENHTTRSIPVLDTSMGGLLKFMLVFGFLTLQDSQQAVAGSDFASGLQLNSYLGDLGDISTGFVSAFLLIFFSELGDKTFFIAALLAARNSGAVVFIGTFGALATMTIISVVLGRTFHYVDEILPFRFGETDLPIDDIAAVCLLVYFGVSTLLEANSSNGLKAEEEQKEAEIAVSEFSGNGAGILSSASTVISTFLLVFVAEWGDKSFFSTIALAAASSPLGVIGGALAGHGVATLLAVLGGSLLGTFLSEKVIAYIGGVLFLIFAAVTLIEIIIRLRLFSASIFLSAVYQKWYQESNFSY
- the LOC100253560 gene encoding dirigent protein — encoded protein: MGAHTKVSSALLLLLLLLLISISTSTATPSLGIKHRRPCKRLVFYFHDIIYNGQNSHNATAAIVGAPAWANTTILAGKNHFGDLVVFDDPITLDNNLHSTPVGRAQGFYIYDKKDIFTAWIGFSFVFNSTYHKGSINFAGADPLMNKTRDISVIGGTGDFFMARGIATLMTDAFEGEVYFRLRVDVKLYECW
- the LOC100248452 gene encoding GDT1-like protein 1, chloroplastic isoform X2, translating into MRTITLSESVLRTHSLHSPCPKPPKFFSSYLFSLNSRVKEHNSKLSHQYPRLVFSRFSRRWGENTCGKLFGQFLEKDWENSDGIELRYCWNGKASKQLLHNVDDFGFSDKSPAKINYKRENHTTRSIPVLDTSMGGLLKFMLVFGFLTLQDSQQAVAGSDFASGLQLNSYLGDLGDISTGFVSAFLLIFFSELGDKTFFIAALLAARNSGAVVFIGTFGALATMTIISVVLGRTFHYVDEILPFRFGETDLPIDDIAAVCLLVYFGVSTLLEANSSNGLKAEEEQKEAEIAVSEFSGNGAGILSSASTVISTFLLVFVAEWGDKSFFSTIALAAASSPLGVIGGALAGHGVATLLAVLGGSLLGTFLSEKVIAYIGGVLFLIFAAVTLIEICIKSGTKSQTSPTDLIPVLDSHVIENLPSI
- the LOC100260335 gene encoding dirigent protein; its protein translation is MRAQNLISALFLIFIVFGSSAMGKGPVRGRRPCRSLVFYFHDIIYNGKNSKNATAAIVGAPAWGNKTILGGKNHFGDLVVFDDPITLDNNLHSTPVGRAQGFYIYDKKDVFTAWLGFSFVFNSTEHKGSINFAGADPLMNKTRDISVVGGTGDFFMARGIATLTTDAFEGEVYFRLCVDIKLYECW
- the LOC100248452 gene encoding GDT1-like protein 1, chloroplastic isoform X4, with the translated sequence MRTITLSESVLRTHSLHSPCPKPPKFFSSYLFSLNSRVKEHNSKLSHQYPRLVFSRFSRRWGENTCGKLFGQFLEKDWENSDGIELRYCWNGKASKQLLHNVDDFGFSDKSPAKINYKRENHTTRSIPVLDTSMGGLLKFMLVFGFLTLQDSQQAVAGSDFASGLQLNSYLGDLGDISTGFVSAFLLIFFSELGDKTFFIAALLAARNSGAVVFIGTFGALATMTIISVVLGRTFHYVDEILPFRFGETDLPIDDIAAVCLLVYFGVSTLLEANSSNGLKAEEEQKEAEIAVSEFSGNGAGILSSASTVISTFLLVFVAEWGDKSFFSTIALAAASSPLGVIGGALAGHGVATLLAVLGGSLLGTFLSEKYTSQAGRKEKVGLPDSAASMENHFYHFHNKCNLI